One genomic window of bacterium includes the following:
- a CDS encoding response regulator yields the protein MEQKRIAIVDDDTTYRRMLRKTLETAGYRVSEAKNALEVYGLGAYDLMLLDIRMPGIDGHKVLTSLKEDKGASPVIVITGLSDPEEMKHAFTEGADAFMLKPVDAEDLLAKITELLARPSAS from the coding sequence ATGGAGCAGAAACGTATAGCGATCGTCGACGACGACACGACCTATCGTCGGATGCTCAGGAAGACTCTTGAGACTGCAGGCTACCGTGTGAGCGAGGCCAAGAACGCGCTCGAAGTGTACGGACTCGGCGCGTACGACTTGATGCTGCTCGACATCAGGATGCCGGGTATCGACGGCCACAAGGTGCTTACGTCGCTGAAGGAAGACAAGGGCGCATCGCCGGTTATCGTGATTACCGGCCTCTCTGATCCCGAAGAGATGAAGCACGCTTTCACGGAAGGCGCGGACGCCTTCATGCTCAAGCCCGTCGACGCGGAAGACCTGCTGGCCAAGATAACCGAGCTGCTGGCGCGCCCGTCGGCGTCGTAG
- a CDS encoding ABC transporter substrate-binding protein, with protein MRQLVAVLAAMAAIAGLSCGGGSAAKGGNTIKVGLVVPLTGDVKTFGESTRNGAMLAIEEANAAGGVNGRKIEMVATDDKNDPTETSNAGAKLIDMDRVVAVIGSVSSKCSVPLSDKCQTAKIPMITPTSTNPKVTVGEDGKRKDYVFRACFIDPFQGTVGAKFAAESLKARTAAVMYDVGNDYSKGLADYFKAAFEKEGGKVTAFESYAKDDVDFSAILTKVKQSDPGVLFIPDYYNKVGLIAKQARQLGVKAVFLGGDGWDSPEMVQIAGDAIYGGYFTNHYSPDDPRPEVQEWVKKYQAKYGQKPDALATLGYDAGLLLIQALKNSPHAKPDEIKLALVAIKDFPCVSGKITFDEWGNPIKSAAVLQYTKDGQKYVTTMNP; from the coding sequence ATGAGACAGCTAGTGGCCGTACTGGCCGCGATGGCCGCCATCGCCGGCCTTTCCTGCGGAGGCGGCAGCGCCGCCAAAGGCGGCAATACCATCAAGGTCGGGCTGGTCGTACCATTGACCGGCGACGTGAAGACGTTCGGCGAGTCCACCCGTAATGGTGCGATGCTTGCCATCGAAGAGGCGAATGCCGCCGGCGGCGTCAACGGCAGGAAGATAGAGATGGTCGCGACGGACGACAAGAACGACCCGACGGAAACCAGCAACGCCGGCGCCAAACTGATCGACATGGACCGGGTCGTGGCCGTCATCGGCTCGGTATCGTCCAAGTGTTCGGTCCCGCTGTCTGACAAGTGCCAGACCGCGAAGATACCGATGATAACGCCGACTTCGACCAACCCCAAGGTGACGGTGGGGGAGGACGGCAAGCGGAAGGACTACGTGTTCCGTGCCTGCTTCATCGACCCGTTCCAGGGCACGGTCGGGGCCAAGTTCGCCGCGGAGAGCCTGAAGGCGAGGACCGCGGCGGTGATGTATGACGTGGGCAACGACTACTCGAAAGGGCTGGCCGACTACTTCAAGGCCGCTTTCGAGAAAGAAGGGGGCAAGGTGACCGCGTTCGAGTCCTACGCCAAAGACGACGTGGACTTCTCGGCTATCCTGACCAAGGTCAAGCAGTCAGACCCGGGCGTCCTTTTCATCCCGGACTACTACAACAAGGTCGGCCTCATTGCCAAACAGGCGCGGCAGTTGGGCGTCAAGGCCGTGTTCCTCGGCGGCGACGGCTGGGATTCCCCGGAGATGGTCCAGATAGCGGGCGATGCCATCTATGGCGGGTATTTCACGAATCACTACTCACCCGACGATCCTCGGCCCGAAGTGCAGGAGTGGGTCAAGAAATATCAGGCCAAGTACGGACAGAAGCCGGACGCGCTGGCTACGCTCGGGTACGACGCCGGCCTGCTGCTGATTCAGGCATTGAAGAACTCGCCGCACGCGAAGCCGGACGAAATCAAGCTGGCGCTGGTTGCCATCAAGGACTTCCCGTGCGTGTCGGGCAAGATCACGTTTGATGAATGGGGGAATCCGATAAAGAGCGCGGCGGTGCTGCAGTACACCAAGGACGGGCAGAAGTACGTCACCACCATGAACCCCTAG
- the tgt gene encoding tRNA guanosine(34) transglycosylase Tgt: MLTFRVDKTDSLARLGRMNLPHGTVSTPCFMPVGTQGSVKTLTPAEVVEAGAEIIVCNTYHLYLRPGHKRVQAAGGIARFMGWNRPVLTDSGGFQVYSLAALARISDEGAEFQSHVDGSRHLFTPEVVVEIQEALGSDIAMCLDECPPYPVSRPVADAAAARTSLWAERCSRARRPETNLFGIVQGATYADLRETSATSLVALDLPGYAIGGLCLGESSDLTYDMVGRVTPLLPPDRPRYLMGAGYPEDIIAAVRLGVDMFDCVLPTRNGRTGTAFVSSGRVVIRNSRYADDLGALDPLCDCYTCRSFSRAYLRHLFMVGEALGPKLLTLHNVRFYQRLMSDIRAAVERSEFDAWSDEFLSRYRPSVEPVEEANAR, from the coding sequence ATGTTGACGTTCAGGGTAGACAAGACCGATTCGCTTGCACGCCTTGGCCGGATGAACCTGCCTCATGGCACGGTGAGCACTCCCTGCTTCATGCCCGTTGGTACCCAGGGTTCGGTCAAGACACTCACCCCGGCCGAAGTGGTCGAGGCCGGCGCGGAGATCATTGTCTGCAATACATATCACCTCTACCTGCGTCCCGGGCACAAGCGGGTTCAGGCTGCGGGCGGAATAGCGAGATTCATGGGCTGGAACCGGCCGGTTCTGACCGATTCCGGTGGTTTCCAGGTCTATTCGCTTGCGGCGTTGGCCCGGATAAGTGACGAAGGCGCCGAGTTCCAGTCGCACGTGGACGGCAGTCGCCACCTATTTACACCCGAGGTCGTCGTCGAAATCCAGGAGGCGCTTGGTTCCGACATAGCAATGTGCCTGGATGAATGCCCTCCCTATCCGGTCAGCCGACCGGTCGCCGACGCAGCGGCGGCCCGGACCTCGCTCTGGGCTGAACGGTGCAGCCGGGCCCGCAGGCCTGAGACAAACCTGTTCGGCATCGTACAGGGAGCCACTTATGCCGACTTGCGGGAGACGAGCGCGACGTCGCTGGTGGCCTTAGATCTGCCCGGATACGCAATCGGCGGCCTCTGCCTCGGCGAGTCATCGGATCTTACCTATGACATGGTCGGCCGTGTGACCCCGCTGCTTCCACCTGACCGGCCGCGCTACCTGATGGGCGCCGGCTATCCGGAGGACATCATCGCCGCGGTGCGGCTCGGCGTTGACATGTTTGACTGCGTACTGCCCACGCGCAACGGTCGCACCGGTACCGCGTTCGTCAGTTCGGGCCGGGTGGTCATCCGCAACAGCCGGTACGCTGATGACCTCGGAGCGCTTGACCCGCTGTGTGACTGCTACACCTGTCGCAGTTTCTCGCGCGCGTATCTGCGTCACCTGTTCATGGTCGGAGAGGCGCTCGGCCCGAAACTCTTGACGCTACACAATGTCCGGTTCTACCAGCGGTTGATGTCAGACATCCGTGCCGCGGTGGAGCGGAGTGAATTCGATGCCTGGTCTGACGAGTTCCTGTCGCGCTACCGACCGAGTGTGGAGCCGGTCGAAGAAGCGAATGCCCGCTAG